One stretch of Sander vitreus isolate 19-12246 chromosome 16, sanVit1, whole genome shotgun sequence DNA includes these proteins:
- the dtwd2 gene encoding tRNA-uridine aminocarboxypropyltransferase 2 translates to MDNVPSFCSSLSSEENGPETGDSSSTEDGLVDAFGDLAALPVEVGERRPTCLRCRRPEKVCLCPFLPPQPLEVSTCLYVVQHPAEESRVLRTVPLLAACLPQEKCNVIVGRRFNEEKHPELAAVCRDSRTLILYPGPKSQNLEELVQYQEVCTLKHNVIIIDGTWSQAKNMFLKNSLFHLPKQVQLSRTLSSQYVIRTQPSNICLSTLECAAVALSILEQNDDIQEVLLRPLKALCSFQLQHGAQIHHSKEHLLKNGMYDKPMPKNKRKIKRMEKLVTDNSICPR, encoded by the exons ATGGACAATGTCCCCAGTTTTTGTTCGTCACTCTCTTCCGAAGAAAACGGACCAGAAACCGGCGACAGCTCGTCGACGGAAGATGGATTAGTCGACGCTTTTGGCGACCTGGCTGCCCTCCCGGTCGAGGTTGGCGAGAGAAGACCGACGTGTTTACGTTGCCG TCGCCCTGAGAAGGTGTGTCTCTGTCCTTTTCTTCCACCACAACCCCTGGAGGTCTCCACATGTCTGTACGTAGTACAGCATCCTGCAGAG GAGAGCAGAGTACTTCGCACAGTGCCGCTACTTGCTGCTTGTTTGCCACAAGAAAAGTGCAATGTCATAGTGGGAAGGAGATTCAATGAGGAAAA GCACCCAGAGCTGGCAGCGGTGTGTCGGGACAGCAGGACGCTGATACTATACCCAGGTCCCAAATCTCAGAACCTGGAGGAATTAGTGCAATACCAGGAAGTATGCACTTTAAAACACAATGTGATCATCATAGATGGCACCTGGAGCCAGGCCAAGAACATGTTCCTCAAAAACAGCCTGTTCCACCTGCCTAAACAG GTGCAGCTCAGCAGGACTCTTTCCAGTCAGTATGTGATCCGCACACAACCCTCCAACATCTGTCTGTCCACGCTGGAATGTGCTGCTGTCGCCTTGTCCATCCTGGAGCAGAATGACGACATCCAAGAG gttctgcTGAGGCCCCTAAAAGCCCTGTGCTCCTTCCAGCTGCAGCACGGCGCTCAGATTCATCATAGCAAGGAGCATCTACTGAAGAACGGCATGTACGACAAACCCATGCCCAAGAACAAACGCAAGATAAAGAGGATGGAGAAACTCGTCACCGACAACAGCATTTGCCCGAGATGA
- the LOC144530924 gene encoding cytotoxic granule associated RNA binding protein TIA1-like isoform X1, translated as MDDDTPKTLYVGNLSRDVTEALILELFGQIGPCKSCKMIVDTAGHDPYCFVEFYEHRHATATIAAMNGRKILGKEVKVNWATTPTSQKKDTSSHFHVFVGDLSPEITTDDIKAAFAPFGKISDCRVVKDMATGKSKGYGFVSFFNKWDAENAIQQMGGQWLGGRQIRTNWATRKPAPKTTNETSNSKQLSFDEVVNQSSPSNCTVYCGGVTTGLTEQTMRQTFSPFGQIMEIRVFPDKGYSFVRFNSHEAAAHAIVSVNGTSIEGYVVKCYWGKETTDMVSPIQQVQLPQQNTVSFAAQPYSQWGQWYSNTAAQQIGQYVPNGWQVPSYGVYGQTWDQQGYNHLHAGAGWTGVGAVSNGGMVEPGQGVNGTVLTNQAGMSAAGYHTH; from the exons ATGGACGATGACACGCCCAAAAccct GTATGTGGGGAATCTGTCccgggacgtgacagaggccCTCATCTTGGAGTTGTTTGGGCAGATTGGACCGTGCAAGAGCTGTAAAATGATAGTAGAT ACAGCAGGTCATGATCCGTACTGCTTTGTGGAGTTCTATGAGCATAGACATGCCACTGCCACAATCGCAGCCATGAATGGTCGGAAAATACTGGGTAAG GAGGTCAAGGTCAACTGGGCCACGACGCCAACCAGCCAAAAGAAAGACACGAGCA gtCACTTCCACGTCTTTGTTGGAGATCTTAGTCCTGAAATCACCACAGATGACATAAAAGCAGCTTTTGCTCCATTTGGGAAAATATC GGATTGTCGAGTGGTGAAAGACATGGCCACAGGTAAATCTAAAGGCTATGGCTTTGTCTCCTTCTTCAACAAATGG GATGCGGAGAACGCCATTCAGCAGATGGGAGGACAGTGGCTGGGAGGAAGGCAGATCAGGACCAACTGGGCCACAAGGAAGCCTGCTCCTAAAACTACAAATGAGA catcCAATTCCAAGCAGCTATCTTTTGATGAGGTGGTCAACCAGTCCAGCCCCAGCAACTGCACCGTCTACTGCGGGGGAGTCACAACAGGTCTCACAG aGCAAACCATGAGACAGACCTTCTCACCTTTCGGCCAAATAATGGAAATCCGAGTTTTCCCAGACAAAGGCTACTCATTTGTGAG GTTCAACTCCCATGAAGCAGCAGCTCATGCCATCGTGTCCGTCAATGGCACATCCATAGAGGGCTATGTTGTGAAGTGTTACTGGGGCAAAGAAACGACAGACATGGTCAGCCCCATACAGCAGGTACAGCTGCCACAG CAGAACACGGTGAGCTTCGCAGCGCAGCCCTACAGTCAGTGGGGTCAGTGGTACAGCAACACAGCTGCACAGCAGATTGGTCAGTATGTTCCCAATGGATGGCAGGTGCCGAGCTATGGAGTCTACGGACAGACCTGGGATCAGCAGGGCTACAA TCATTTACATGCTGGTGCCGGATGGACAGGTGTGGGCGCTGTGAGCAACGGGGGCATGGTGGAGCCCGGGCAGGGAGTCAACGGGACGGTGCTGACCAACCAGGCTGGCATGAGCGCTGCTGGCTACCACACCCACTGA
- the LOC144530924 gene encoding cytotoxic granule associated RNA binding protein TIA1-like isoform X2, giving the protein MDDDTPKTLYVGNLSRDVTEALILELFGQIGPCKSCKMIVDTAGHDPYCFVEFYEHRHATATIAAMNGRKILGKEVKVNWATTPTSQKKDTSSHFHVFVGDLSPEITTDDIKAAFAPFGKISDCRVVKDMATGKSKGYGFVSFFNKWDAENAIQQMGGQWLGGRQIRTNWATRKPAPKTTNETSNSKQLSFDEVVNQSSPSNCTVYCGGVTTGLTEQTMRQTFSPFGQIMEIRVFPDKGYSFVRFNSHEAAAHAIVSVNGTSIEGYVVKCYWGKETTDMVSPIQQVQLPQNTVSFAAQPYSQWGQWYSNTAAQQIGQYVPNGWQVPSYGVYGQTWDQQGYNHLHAGAGWTGVGAVSNGGMVEPGQGVNGTVLTNQAGMSAAGYHTH; this is encoded by the exons ATGGACGATGACACGCCCAAAAccct GTATGTGGGGAATCTGTCccgggacgtgacagaggccCTCATCTTGGAGTTGTTTGGGCAGATTGGACCGTGCAAGAGCTGTAAAATGATAGTAGAT ACAGCAGGTCATGATCCGTACTGCTTTGTGGAGTTCTATGAGCATAGACATGCCACTGCCACAATCGCAGCCATGAATGGTCGGAAAATACTGGGTAAG GAGGTCAAGGTCAACTGGGCCACGACGCCAACCAGCCAAAAGAAAGACACGAGCA gtCACTTCCACGTCTTTGTTGGAGATCTTAGTCCTGAAATCACCACAGATGACATAAAAGCAGCTTTTGCTCCATTTGGGAAAATATC GGATTGTCGAGTGGTGAAAGACATGGCCACAGGTAAATCTAAAGGCTATGGCTTTGTCTCCTTCTTCAACAAATGG GATGCGGAGAACGCCATTCAGCAGATGGGAGGACAGTGGCTGGGAGGAAGGCAGATCAGGACCAACTGGGCCACAAGGAAGCCTGCTCCTAAAACTACAAATGAGA catcCAATTCCAAGCAGCTATCTTTTGATGAGGTGGTCAACCAGTCCAGCCCCAGCAACTGCACCGTCTACTGCGGGGGAGTCACAACAGGTCTCACAG aGCAAACCATGAGACAGACCTTCTCACCTTTCGGCCAAATAATGGAAATCCGAGTTTTCCCAGACAAAGGCTACTCATTTGTGAG GTTCAACTCCCATGAAGCAGCAGCTCATGCCATCGTGTCCGTCAATGGCACATCCATAGAGGGCTATGTTGTGAAGTGTTACTGGGGCAAAGAAACGACAGACATGGTCAGCCCCATACAGCAGGTACAGCTGCCACAG AACACGGTGAGCTTCGCAGCGCAGCCCTACAGTCAGTGGGGTCAGTGGTACAGCAACACAGCTGCACAGCAGATTGGTCAGTATGTTCCCAATGGATGGCAGGTGCCGAGCTATGGAGTCTACGGACAGACCTGGGATCAGCAGGGCTACAA TCATTTACATGCTGGTGCCGGATGGACAGGTGTGGGCGCTGTGAGCAACGGGGGCATGGTGGAGCCCGGGCAGGGAGTCAACGGGACGGTGCTGACCAACCAGGCTGGCATGAGCGCTGCTGGCTACCACACCCACTGA
- the c16h2orf42 gene encoding uncharacterized protein C2orf42 homolog: METEVTVTTSSSVVSSSAPQTLTAQANLAAKQRDSRKTTPTTPTFLSNLGRATLRGIRKCPQCGVYNGTRGLSCKNKACGISLRNASAAAGRNSKKCAVEVVKVIIDSEERVGKEREGGGDLGGGSGGGVQVFSVCHRGRGATATQLGFVELVPTDTAIATGDGATLLTRINLGRCFLPSCRQGQRSNQGETESAAASSKQSSDSLCVHIKQAIECQSRATPLTLKSSVLEGLQASIQAREELWRLATESPGPLVQRVAKDNMVVKCHSCSQHPLGLLHLTVGAGGLSGISKSERRGREQQQQQQQQAVFHCACQVSSRRSKPGVDGAGGSTNSHPPPLSAVTSQPCLHFYACVCAFASDEKLASEFAAFINYTPSGVQQNATSRLISPSEKPLQQAGPVSSHHKTKKLRLDESLSGSTQVVDERTVAMGFQQWLASVTERIHQAMHYQFDGKPQPLVYHIPQEFFNALQQRLSLGSKKRRLPNFTTAFVRNDGLPLGSFSKYTWHITNLMQVKRIFDTSELPLELSQSFVKNVDGSYSRFRCPEPPPEQELPDGYRTDRPQAIRPMELRTFLKVGPADQKEVSPFVIEWIPDVLPRCQMGELRISFEFGHQQSGQPENCEKTSAAEKGGRNKSDLTKSKHKKAVDILQMVV, encoded by the exons ATGGAAACGGAAGTAACAGTGACCACCTCATCGAGCGTGGTCTCATCCTCCGCTCCACAGACTTTGACCGCCCAGGCCAATCTGGCAGCAAAGCAGAGAGACAGCAGAAAGACCACACCCACAACTCCCACCTTCCTCTCCAACCTGGGGAGGGCCACCCTGCGGGGGATCCGCAAGTGCCCGCAGTGTGGCGTCTACAACGGCACCCGTGGGCTCAGCTGCAAGAACAAAGCCTGTGGGATTTCCCTCAGAAATGCTTCTGCGGCAGCGGGCAGGAACAGCAAGAAATGTGCGGTGGAGGTGGTGAAAGTGATAATAGACAGTGAGGAGAGAGTGGGGAAAGAGCGTGAGGGTGGAGGAGACCTGGGCGGCGGCTCAGGTGGAGGAGTGCAGGTGTTTTCAGTGTGTCATCGTGGAAGAGGAGCCACAGCTACGCAGTTGGGCTTTGTTGAGCTCGTCCCCACTGATACAGCTATAGCGACAGGTGACGGCGCCACGCTGCTTACCCGAATCAACCTGGGCCGCTGCTTTTTGCCGTCGTGCAggcagggtcaaaggtcaaatcaGGGCGAGACAGAATCAGCAGCGGCCAGTTCAAAGCAGTCCTCAGACAGCCTCTGCGTCCACATCAAGCAAGCCATAGAGTGCCAGAGCCGTGCAACGCCGCTGACATTAAAAAGCTCTGTCCTGGAGGGTTTGCAGGCCTCCATTCAAGCCAGGGAGGAGCTGTGGAGGCTGGCCACAGAGTCTCCAGGGCCCCTGGTGCAGCGCGTCGCAAAAGACAACATGGTGGTGAAGTGCCACTCATGTTCCCAGCATCCTCTGGGGCTGCTGCATCTCACTGTGGGTGCAGGCGGACTGTCTGGGATTTCGAAGAGCGAGAGAAGGGGccgagagcagcagcagcagcaacaacagcaagcCGTCTTTCACTGTGCCTGTCAGGTCAGCAGCAGAAGAAGTAAACCTGGTGTTGATGGAGCCGGTGGATCCACCAACTCTCATCCTCCACCTCTCAGCGCTGTCACGTCACAACCCTGCCTTCACTTCTACGCCTGTGTGTGCGCCTTTGCAAGCGATGAGAAACTGGCGTCAGAGTTTGCTGCTTTCATCAACTACACCCCGAGTG GTGTCCAGCAGAACGCTACCAGTAGACTAATTAGTCCCAGTGAGAAGCCTCTGCAACAGGCCGGACCCGTCAGCTCTCAtcataaaacaaagaaacttcGCCTGGATGAATCTCTCTCTG GGAGTACACAGGTTGTGGATGAGCGCACAGTGGCGATGGGCTTCCAGCAGTGGCTGGCCAGCGTCACAGAGAGGATCCACCAGGCGATGCACTACCAGTTTGATG GGAAACCACAACCTCTGGTGTACCACATCCCCCAGGAGTTCTTCAACGCTCTGCAGCAGCGTCTGTCGCTGGGCTCCAAGAAGAGGAGGCTGCCCAACTTCACAACAG CGTTTGTGAGAAATGATGGACTTCCTCTCGGCTCTTTCTCCAAGTACACCTGGCACATCACCAATCTCATGCAGGTCAAACGCATCTTTGACACCTCCGAG TTGCCTCTGGAGCTCTCTCAGAGTTTTGTAAAGAACGTCGACGGCTCCTATTCACGTTTTCGCTGCCCCGAGCCGCCGCCTGAACAAGAACTACCAGACGGATACAGGACAGATCGGCCGCAGGCCATACGACCGATGGAGCTCCGCACTTTCCTCAAAGTCG GACCAGCAGATCAGAAGGAGGTCAGTCCGTTTGTGATCGAGTGGATCCCAGATGTTCTCCCTCGCTGTCAGATGGGAGAGCTCCGGATCAGCTTTGAATTTGGCCACCAGCAGAGTGGTCAGCCGGAGAACTGTGAGAAAACGAGTGCGGCAGAGAAAGGAGGTCGTAACAAGTCGGACTTAACCAAATCCAAACACAAAAAAGCTGTTGACATACTTCAGATGGTTGTCTAA